GCAAATGATGAGTTTTTAGTGCAAATTAGGGGTAAAGTTAAAGAAGATGATATTTTAATTTTTCAAGATAATTTAAACGCAAAAATATTAAAGCTAAACACAGATGGCACCAGAATTGTGAAATTTTGCAAAAACAATGAAGTTTTAAAAACCGATGAAGTTTTAACAATTAGCGAAAAAATCGGACATATTCCACTACCACCATATCTTAAAAGAATGGATAATTTAGATGATGAGATAAATTATCAAAGTGTGTTTGCTAAAAATATTGGAGCTGTTGCAGCACCTACTGCGTCATTGCATTTTACGAATAGAGTTTTAGATAGTCTAAAAGATAAAAAAAGCGCTTATATTACTTTACATGTTGGTGCAGGAACTTTTGCTAGTGTAGAATGTGAAAACATACAAGAACATAAAATGCATAGCGAATACTTTAATCTAAGCGATGAAGCAATAAAATTAATTAATAGTGATATACCTATTTTAGGGGTTGGCACAACTGCTACAAGAACAATAGAGTATTATGCAAGGACAAAAAAAAGTAGTGGTGAATGTGATTTGTTTTTAAACCCATCTAATAGACCAATTAGACAAAATTATTTATTAACAAATTTTCATTTGCCAAAATCAACTTTAATTATGTTAGTAGCTAGTTTTATAGGTAGGCAAAATACTTTAAAACTTTATGAAGAAGCTATTAAAAATAAATATAAATTTTACTCATACGGCGATGCAATGCTTATTATTTGAAAGGAAAATATGAAAAAATTATTATTAATTTTAATCTCAACCTATCTATTTGCAGATTCTAAAATAGATTTT
This is a stretch of genomic DNA from Campylobacter sp. RM12651. It encodes these proteins:
- the queA gene encoding tRNA preQ1(34) S-adenosylmethionine ribosyltransferase-isomerase QueA, whose protein sequence is MLDNLLSSYDYDLPEELIAKYPANPADSAKLLVYEKNSGKITHSVFYELANFLPECALIFNDTKVFKARFYGNKISGAKCELFINKILANDEFLVQIRGKVKEDDILIFQDNLNAKILKLNTDGTRIVKFCKNNEVLKTDEVLTISEKIGHIPLPPYLKRMDNLDDEINYQSVFAKNIGAVAAPTASLHFTNRVLDSLKDKKSAYITLHVGAGTFASVECENIQEHKMHSEYFNLSDEAIKLINSDIPILGVGTTATRTIEYYARTKKSSGECDLFLNPSNRPIRQNYLLTNFHLPKSTLIMLVASFIGRQNTLKLYEEAIKNKYKFYSYGDAMLII